A single Methanolobus sp. ZRKC5 DNA region contains:
- a CDS encoding flavodoxin family protein, whose product MDVEFIKLSKHNVKPCLACMKCVDKNVCVIGDDGNTIAEEVKEADALIVAAYTPYSSIDARTKTILERLYCLRHKHGYMQGKPEGIIATSAVPCMPEAPPVAEGVANSVAAYMEEEGMQIVGDAKILGNAPCVNSQMIVSLVV is encoded by the coding sequence ATGGATGTCGAATTTATCAAACTTAGCAAGCATAATGTCAAACCATGTTTGGCATGCATGAAATGCGTTGACAAGAACGTATGTGTTATCGGTGATGATGGTAATACTATCGCAGAGGAAGTAAAAGAGGCAGATGCACTTATTGTTGCAGCCTATACTCCTTACTCATCCATTGATGCTAGGACAAAGACTATTCTTGAGCGTCTTTATTGCCTGAGACACAAGCATGGTTACATGCAGGGTAAACCCGAAGGAATTATTGCAACATCTGCAGTGCCATGTATGCCTGAAGCACCACCGGTTGCAGAGGGTGTGGCCAATTCTGTTGCTGCATACATGGAGGAGGAAGGTATGCAGATCGTGGGCGATGCCAAGATACTGGGAAATGCGCCATGTGTAAACTCGCAGATGATTGTGAGCTTAGTGGTGTAA